A window of the Streptomyces griseochromogenes genome harbors these coding sequences:
- a CDS encoding winged helix-turn-helix transcriptional regulator has product MTDPAQQACPINPVVELVFSRWTTPILWALEHHGRSRFNELQRLLPTITPKVLTQRLRQLERDGLITRTYHAEIPPRVEYAISELGRTLVPVFDAIAGWSDAHLPQVTAARRDYDTARAEEEAWAEG; this is encoded by the coding sequence GTGACCGATCCGGCGCAGCAGGCGTGCCCGATCAACCCGGTGGTGGAGCTGGTGTTCAGCCGCTGGACCACCCCGATCCTGTGGGCCCTCGAACACCACGGACGCTCGCGTTTCAACGAACTACAGCGGCTCCTGCCGACGATCACGCCGAAAGTGCTCACCCAGCGCCTGCGCCAGCTGGAACGGGACGGCCTGATCACCCGCACCTACCATGCCGAGATCCCGCCGAGGGTCGAGTACGCCATCAGTGAGCTGGGCCGCACCCTCGTCCCCGTCTTCGACGCCATCGCGGGCTGGTCCGACGCCCACCTGCCCCAGGTCACCGCTGCCCGTCGGGACTACGACACGGCACGCGCGGAGGAAGAAGCCTGGGCGGAGGGCTGA